The following coding sequences lie in one Lemur catta isolate mLemCat1 chromosome 11, mLemCat1.pri, whole genome shotgun sequence genomic window:
- the ANKRD7 gene encoding ankyrin repeat domain-containing protein 7 yields the protein MKKLLRFWGRKDESPSRSSSDLPMGLGYDLRDQDLKKPHKAASVGDLEKLNKYFQLKKFDVNMRDKEYRTPLHLACANGYTNIVYFLIEKQCEVNVLDRESRSPLIKAVQCQKENCATVLLSYGADPNLADFNHNTALHYAVCGQNVSLVEMLLKHRANLEAKNKDGYTPLLLAVSENNAEMAKFLLRKGADVNASDNNQRTALMIAISDEPTSLVNLLLQQDVDLSCQDIYGFTAEEYASFNGFSV from the exons ATGAAGAAACTTCTCCGCTTCTGGGGGAGGAAGGATGAGTCCCCCAGCCGTTCCTCCTCAGACTTGCCCATGGGCCTGGGCTACGACCTTCGAGACCAGGATTTAAAGAAACCTCACAAAGCTGCTTCAGTCGGGGATTTGGAGAAGCTGAACAAGTACTTCCAGCTCAAGAAATTTGATGTGAACATGCGGGACAAAGAATACAG AACACCTTTGCACTTGGCCTGTGCTAATGGATAtacaaatattgtatatttccTAATTGAGAAACAATGTGAAGTAAATGTCCTGGATAGGGAAAGCAGATCTCCATTGATTAAG GCAGTACAGTGTCAAAAGGAGAATTGTGCTACTGTTCTTCTAAGCTATGGTGCAGACCCAAATCTGGCAGATTTTAATCATAATACTGCTCTTCATTATGCTGTCTGTGGTCAAAATGTCTCATTAGTTGAAATGTTGCTTAAACACAGAGCTAATCTTGAAGCTAAAAATAAG gatGGGTATACTCCACTTTTACTTGCTGTTAGTGAAAATAATGCAGAAATGGCAAAATTTCTTCTGAGGAAAGGGGCAGATGTGAATGCTTCAGATAACAATCAAAG AACAGCCCTTATGATTGCTATCAGTGATGAACCAACAAGTTTAGTAAATCTTCTTCTTCAGCAAGATGTGGATCTATCTTGTCAAGATATTTATGGATTCACAGCTGAGGAATATGCTTCTTTTAATGGTTTTAGTGTGTAA